Within the Sulfurospirillum barnesii SES-3 genome, the region ATAATGCACTCCCAGAAGAGCACAAATACCTCTTTAGTATTCAAGAACCTTCTTAACTCACTTTTACCCTTTGGGCATGTGTAATGGCTATAGCAATAGCATCAGTAATGTCCAAAGGTTTAATCTCTTGAAAAATCCCTAAAATCTTCTTTACCATAAATGCCACTTGCTCTTTTTGCGCCTTACCATTGCCCGTTACTGCCTTTTTGACTTGTAAGGGGGTGTATTCACTAAAATTACCTTTAACTTGCAAAATTTTAAGGCTTAATGCACCACGAAATTGTGCTAATTTTAAAACCGTTTGAGGGTTAAATGCATAAAAAATATCTTCAATTGCTACCTCATCTATCACATGCTGTTTAAAAATAATATCAAGCCCTTCAACCAATTCCATGATTTGATGTTGAAGAATTTTTTCTTTAATTTTAATAAGCCCAGCTTCTATTAAAACCAACTTATTTTTCTCTTTTTTAACGATGGCATACCCACAATTTCGGGTGCCTGGGT harbors:
- the ruvC gene encoding crossover junction endodeoxyribonuclease RuvC, with the translated sequence MFILGIDPGTRNCGYAIVKKEKNKLVLIEAGLIKIKEKILQHQIMELVEGLDIIFKQHVIDEVAIEDIFYAFNPQTVLKLAQFRGALSLKILQVKGNFSEYTPLQVKKAVTGNGKAQKEQVAFMVKKILGIFQEIKPLDITDAIAIAITHAQRVKVS